In a single window of the Deinococcus aetherius genome:
- a CDS encoding site-2 protease family protein, which translates to MLLSLLTTNPLQFVIIAAALVLSLTVHEFAHAYTADRLGDPTPRRFGRVTLNPVKHLDPFGTLLLLIAGFGFARPVPINPRNLGRWGTLWVSAAGPISNLLIALVAGLLLRFLPPSQFTFTVLSYVLSINVVLAVFNLIPIPLLDGSRIIGALVPSLGRSLAQFEAQPFSFVIVMLFIFIAQGPIGNIIRTVQAWVFGVVGLR; encoded by the coding sequence ATGTTGCTAAGTCTCCTGACCACGAACCCCCTTCAGTTCGTGATCATCGCGGCGGCGCTCGTGCTGTCCCTGACCGTCCACGAGTTCGCGCACGCCTACACCGCCGACCGCCTCGGCGATCCCACCCCCCGGCGCTTCGGGCGCGTGACCCTCAATCCCGTCAAGCACCTCGACCCCTTCGGCACCCTGCTCCTCTTGATCGCGGGCTTCGGCTTCGCGCGGCCCGTGCCCATCAACCCGCGCAACCTGGGGCGCTGGGGCACGCTCTGGGTGTCGGCGGCGGGACCCATCAGCAACCTGCTGATCGCCCTCGTCGCGGGATTGCTGCTGCGCTTCTTGCCGCCCAGCCAGTTCACGTTCACGGTCCTGTCGTACGTGCTGAGCATCAACGTCGTGCTCGCCGTCTTCAACCTCATTCCCATCCCGCTGCTCGACGGCAGCCGGATTATCGGCGCGCTCGTGCCGTCGCTGGGCCGCAGCCTCGCCCAGTTCGAGGCTCAGCCCTTCAGTTTCGTGATCGTGATGCTGTTTATCTTCATCGCGCAGGGGCCTATCGGAAACATCATCCGCACCGTGCAGGCGTGGGTTTTCGGCGTGGTCGGGCTCCGCTGA
- a CDS encoding IMP dehydrogenase, whose amino-acid sequence MTSLTPEATPTEVLGQPGAGEQGGRFAYKFGQEGITFDDVLLLPRHSTVLPHEVNVEAQLTRRVRLNIPFVSAAMDTVTETAMAVAMAREGGIGVIHKNMSVDAQAEMVRKVKRSESGMIVDPITLPPHATVGDAERLMGEYRISGVPITDPVGRLLGIITNRDLRFVEDSSTLVQDVMTRENLVTVPVGTTLEEAQEIFKRHRIEKLLVTGEGGFLKGLITIKDLTKRVKYPRAAKDHLGRLRVAAAIGVGADLMDRAGALVAAGADVLVLDSAHGHSQGILNALTRVKDHFDVDVMAGNIATRAGAKDLIAAGADAVKVGIGPGCFAAGTRVLMAGGYYKNIEDVKVGDWVLNMHGQPVTVVNSWCTGIREVIAVRHVHAPRETLVTPDHRYWVGDLSTVSAASVTAEGYASSLSRPTRLGESKLRWKAVGEAQGDVFLLPRQLHFELPDSLEINLGNFAVRRGQLERRYQTQIRESYDLGYLFGTFLGDGHAFINHNGSETRTGSEIGRVSWYFSHEEREIADKLAACVEQVTGVRPTLKVDGNLINVYLYSLPWARLLSQFGKREHKTLPHAYLAKNPEYLRGLKDGLIDSDGYIAADGRHCFVNTSRELLELFGLLCHLTEGSLPNMYVEPGNLGGLQGVKDEMLDSYRARLNVSHAARQLPDYSVVKPLSRRDLTLSLPVYDIEVDCPTHSFIADNAVVHNSICTTRVVTGVGVPQITAIFEASGVALEAGVPVIADGGIKQTGDVPKAIAAGASAVMMGSMLAGTDEAPGEVVLRDGRRYKSYRGMGSLGAMDQGSSDRYFQSGSRKFVPEGIEGIIASRGKAGEVLYQFVGGLRSSMGYCGSPDLETLQGTAQFVRITGASLIESHPHGVTITKEAPNYGGK is encoded by the coding sequence ATGACGAGCCTGACCCCCGAGGCCACGCCCACCGAAGTTCTCGGCCAGCCCGGCGCGGGTGAGCAGGGGGGCCGCTTCGCCTACAAGTTCGGGCAGGAGGGCATCACCTTCGACGACGTGCTGCTGCTGCCCCGCCACTCCACGGTCCTCCCGCACGAGGTCAACGTGGAGGCGCAGCTCACCCGCCGGGTGCGGCTCAACATCCCCTTCGTCTCGGCGGCGATGGACACGGTGACCGAGACCGCGATGGCCGTGGCGATGGCGCGCGAGGGCGGGATCGGCGTGATTCACAAGAACATGTCCGTGGACGCCCAGGCCGAGATGGTCCGCAAGGTCAAGCGGTCGGAGAGCGGCATGATCGTCGATCCCATCACCCTGCCCCCCCACGCGACGGTCGGGGACGCCGAGCGGTTGATGGGCGAGTACCGGATCAGCGGCGTGCCGATCACCGACCCGGTGGGCAGGCTCCTCGGCATCATCACCAACCGCGACCTGCGTTTCGTGGAGGACTCCTCAACGCTGGTCCAGGACGTGATGACGCGCGAGAACCTCGTTACCGTGCCCGTCGGCACCACGCTGGAGGAGGCGCAGGAGATTTTCAAGCGCCACCGCATCGAGAAGCTGCTCGTGACGGGCGAGGGGGGCTTCCTGAAGGGCCTGATCACCATCAAGGACCTCACCAAGCGGGTGAAGTACCCGCGCGCCGCGAAGGACCACCTCGGCCGCCTGCGGGTCGCCGCCGCCATCGGCGTGGGGGCCGACCTGATGGACCGCGCCGGGGCCCTCGTCGCCGCCGGGGCCGACGTGCTCGTCCTCGACAGCGCGCACGGCCACAGCCAGGGCATCCTGAACGCGCTGACAAGGGTGAAGGATCATTTCGATGTGGACGTCATGGCGGGGAATATTGCGACGCGGGCGGGAGCGAAGGATTTGATCGCGGCGGGGGCGGACGCGGTGAAGGTGGGCATCGGGCCGGGGTGCTTCGCCGCCGGGACTCGCGTGTTGATGGCAGGCGGGTATTACAAGAACATCGAGGACGTGAAGGTCGGCGACTGGGTGCTCAACATGCACGGACAGCCGGTGACGGTGGTGAACTCGTGGTGTACCGGCATCCGTGAGGTGATTGCGGTGCGGCACGTCCACGCCCCCCGTGAGACGCTGGTGACTCCAGATCACCGCTACTGGGTGGGCGACCTCAGCACCGTGAGCGCCGCAAGCGTGACAGCCGAGGGATACGCCTCCTCGCTCTCCCGACCCACACGTCTTGGTGAAAGCAAGCTCAGGTGGAAGGCCGTCGGCGAGGCGCAGGGCGACGTGTTCCTGCTGCCCCGCCAGCTCCACTTCGAGCTGCCCGACTCGCTGGAGATCAATCTGGGGAACTTCGCCGTCCGGCGGGGGCAGCTTGAGCGGCGATATCAGACGCAGATTCGGGAGAGCTACGATCTCGGTTACCTGTTCGGCACTTTCTTAGGGGACGGCCACGCCTTCATCAACCACAACGGCAGCGAGACCCGCACGGGTTCGGAGATCGGGCGGGTGTCCTGGTACTTCTCACACGAGGAACGGGAGATCGCCGACAAGCTGGCCGCGTGTGTCGAGCAGGTGACGGGCGTGCGGCCGACGCTCAAGGTGGACGGCAACCTCATCAACGTTTACCTGTATTCCCTCCCCTGGGCCCGACTCCTCTCTCAGTTTGGCAAGCGGGAGCACAAGACATTGCCCCATGCCTACCTGGCGAAGAACCCCGAGTACCTGCGCGGCCTCAAAGACGGCCTGATCGACAGCGACGGCTATATTGCCGCCGACGGTCGCCACTGCTTCGTGAACACCTCGCGCGAGTTGCTGGAACTCTTCGGGCTGCTGTGCCACCTCACGGAGGGCAGCCTGCCCAACATGTACGTCGAACCCGGCAACCTCGGCGGCCTTCAAGGGGTCAAGGACGAGATGTTGGACTCCTACCGCGCCCGTCTCAACGTCTCGCACGCCGCCCGGCAGCTTCCCGACTACAGCGTCGTCAAGCCCCTGTCCCGACGCGACTTGACCCTCAGCCTGCCCGTCTACGACATCGAGGTGGACTGCCCGACTCACAGCTTCATCGCCGACAACGCGGTCGTCCACAACAGCATCTGTACCACCCGCGTCGTCACCGGCGTCGGCGTCCCCCAGATCACCGCCATCTTCGAGGCCTCCGGTGTCGCGCTGGAGGCGGGCGTCCCCGTCATCGCCGACGGCGGCATCAAGCAGACGGGCGACGTGCCCAAGGCCATCGCCGCCGGGGCGAGCGCGGTGATGATGGGCTCCATGCTCGCGGGCACCGACGAGGCCCCCGGCGAGGTTGTGCTGCGTGACGGGCGCCGTTACAAGAGCTACCGGGGCATGGGCTCCCTCGGCGCGATGGACCAGGGATCGAGCGACCGCTACTTCCAGTCGGGCAGCCGCAAATTCGTCCCCGAGGGCATCGAGGGCATCATCGCCTCCCGGGGCAAGGCGGGTGAGGTGCTGTACCAGTTCGTCGGCGGCCTGAGAAGCAGCATGGGCTACTGCGGCTCCCCCGACCTGGAGACCCTGCAAGGCACCGCCCAGTTCGTCCGCATCACGGGCGCCAGCCTGATCGAGAGCCACCCCCACGGGGTCACGATCACGAAGGAGGCGCCGAACTACGGGGGGAAGTAG
- a CDS encoding response regulator, with amino-acid sequence MLDSESPTAHGRPITLLLVDDHPVVRKGTRELLENETDLRVLGEADSGEDAIQKARALQPDVILMDVSMPGMNGIEATRIIKAERPTVGVLVLTSYDDDAYVFALLEAGAAGYLLKNASEDDLLGAVRAVAAGESALHPSVARKVLERFSAQQTPTPPEDALSPRELEVLRVAATGRTNKEIARDLDISPRTVQVHLANIFSKLGVGSRTEAVLYGIKRGWIDPKTL; translated from the coding sequence ATGCTCGACAGCGAAAGCCCCACCGCCCACGGGCGGCCCATCACGCTGCTCCTGGTGGACGACCACCCCGTCGTGCGCAAGGGCACCCGCGAACTGCTGGAGAATGAAACCGATCTGCGGGTGCTGGGAGAGGCCGACAGCGGCGAGGACGCCATCCAGAAAGCCCGAGCCCTGCAACCCGACGTGATCCTGATGGACGTGTCCATGCCGGGCATGAACGGCATCGAGGCCACGCGCATCATCAAGGCCGAGCGCCCCACCGTCGGCGTTCTGGTGCTGACGAGCTACGACGATGACGCCTACGTCTTCGCGCTGCTGGAGGCGGGGGCCGCCGGGTATCTCCTCAAGAACGCCAGCGAGGACGACCTGCTGGGCGCGGTGCGGGCGGTGGCGGCGGGGGAGAGTGCGCTTCACCCCTCCGTCGCCCGCAAGGTGCTCGAACGGTTCAGCGCCCAGCAGACGCCCACGCCGCCCGAGGATGCGCTCAGCCCCCGGGAATTGGAAGTCCTGCGCGTGGCGGCGACGGGCCGCACGAACAAGGAGATTGCCCGGGACCTCGACATCAGCCCGCGCACGGTGCAGGTTCACCTCGCCAACATCTTTTCCAAACTGGGGGTGGGGAGCCGGACGGAGGCGGTGCTGTACGGGATCAAGCGGGGGTGGATCGATCCCAAGACGTTGTAG
- a CDS encoding ABC transporter substrate-binding protein, protein MKKSLPLRAAALATLALALAACDNRNANNNNTGGGNTTASGGTTSPAGGASGTLVVQESADIPTLDPGTTYDTGSGQAVENLYETLVTYQGNSLSELGPLLATEWTTGQGGREYRFTLREGVKFHSGNDFKCADAEYTFRRNLVTNTSSSGNWFLSESLLGTGSNANDDKSITWERITNAVKCDGETLVFTLPKADPAFLSKLAYTGQSIVDSAHAKKIGEWDGTEATWKAAVGKDLTGSPLSQNPSGTGAYRFLSKNSNAFTAEAFGDYWGDKAKIKNVVIQIVPEQAARQQAFLRGDADLIETGGRPIVEAQLRGKPGVAILDDLPDISAFGIFMNQDIKGEGRLGSGKLDGQGIPANFFSDVNVRKGFVSAFDVPTYIKQVQSGKGEPRNFLLPDSFPGYDQDLAAPKFDLDAAREAFQKAWNGQVWKNGFTVNATYRAGSVPAQTAMELLKQNIESLNPKFKVNIQGKQWSEILQDGDQGKEILIMTGWAPDYADPDNFVHTMYSSEGFYHPRANFTDPQLDAWVQEARTTTDTERRNELYSQIAKRAQDQAYYILMPSNPGILAYRDNLQGIGKDTFNPMLAFRTGTLWKDLSKS, encoded by the coding sequence ATGAAGAAATCCCTCCCCCTTCGTGCCGCCGCCCTCGCCACCCTCGCGCTGGCGCTCGCGGCGTGCGACAACCGCAACGCGAACAACAATAATACGGGCGGTGGCAACACGACGGCCAGCGGCGGCACCACGTCCCCGGCGGGGGGCGCGAGCGGGACCCTCGTCGTGCAGGAGAGCGCCGACATCCCGACCCTCGACCCCGGCACGACCTACGACACGGGGAGCGGGCAGGCTGTGGAGAACCTTTACGAGACGCTGGTGACGTACCAGGGCAACAGCCTCTCCGAACTGGGGCCCCTGCTCGCCACCGAATGGACCACGGGCCAGGGCGGGCGCGAGTACCGCTTCACCCTGCGCGAGGGCGTGAAGTTCCACTCGGGCAACGACTTCAAGTGCGCCGACGCCGAGTACACCTTCCGCCGTAACCTCGTGACGAACACCAGTTCGAGCGGCAACTGGTTCCTGTCGGAGAGCCTGCTGGGCACCGGAAGCAACGCGAACGACGATAAGTCGATCACCTGGGAGCGGATCACGAACGCGGTGAAGTGCGACGGCGAGACGCTGGTCTTCACCCTGCCCAAGGCCGATCCCGCCTTCCTCTCCAAGCTCGCGTACACCGGCCAGAGCATCGTGGACAGCGCACACGCCAAGAAGATCGGCGAGTGGGACGGCACCGAGGCGACCTGGAAGGCGGCGGTGGGCAAGGACCTCACCGGCAGCCCCCTCTCCCAGAACCCCAGCGGCACGGGCGCGTACCGCTTCCTGAGCAAGAACTCGAACGCCTTTACCGCCGAGGCCTTTGGCGACTACTGGGGCGACAAGGCGAAGATCAAGAACGTCGTCATCCAGATCGTGCCCGAGCAGGCCGCGCGCCAGCAGGCCTTCTTGCGCGGGGACGCGGACCTGATCGAGACGGGCGGGCGGCCCATCGTGGAGGCGCAGCTTCGCGGCAAGCCGGGCGTCGCCATCCTCGACGACCTGCCCGACATCAGCGCCTTCGGCATCTTTATGAACCAGGACATCAAGGGCGAAGGCCGCCTGGGCAGCGGCAAGCTCGACGGGCAGGGCATCCCGGCGAACTTCTTCAGCGACGTGAACGTGCGCAAGGGCTTCGTCTCGGCCTTCGACGTGCCCACCTACATCAAGCAGGTGCAGAGCGGCAAGGGCGAGCCGCGCAACTTCCTCCTCCCCGACTCTTTCCCGGGCTACGACCAGGACCTAGCTGCGCCCAAGTTCGATCTCGACGCCGCCCGCGAGGCCTTCCAGAAGGCGTGGAACGGGCAGGTGTGGAAAAACGGCTTCACCGTCAACGCGACCTACCGCGCCGGGAGCGTGCCCGCCCAGACCGCGATGGAACTGCTCAAGCAGAACATCGAGTCGCTGAACCCCAAGTTCAAGGTGAACATCCAGGGCAAGCAGTGGAGTGAAATTCTTCAGGACGGCGACCAGGGCAAGGAAATCCTGATCATGACCGGCTGGGCGCCCGACTACGCCGACCCCGACAACTTCGTCCATACGATGTACTCCTCGGAGGGCTTCTACCACCCCCGCGCGAACTTCACCGACCCGCAGCTCGACGCCTGGGTGCAGGAGGCCCGCACGACCACCGACACCGAGCGCCGCAACGAGCTGTATTCGCAGATCGCCAAGCGGGCCCAGGACCAGGCCTACTACATCCTGATGCCCAGCAATCCCGGCATCCTCGCCTACCGCGACAACCTCCAGGGCATCGGCAAGGACACCTTCAACCCCATGCTCGCCTTCCGCACGGGCACGCTCTGGAAGGACCTCAGCAAGTCGTAA
- the hslO gene encoding Hsp33 family molecular chaperone HslO, producing MTSNAHPNSFLLRGTAAGGTLRLVGIDATALVEEARLRHHLSKTATAALGRTLAASALLAVVLGKKPDSRVTVRIQGGGSVGWIVAEGSADGLVRGYVREPGADLPIRVSDGKLDVSGIVGTEGELAVTRLLDNGEPYTGSVELVSGEIAEDVSTYLGVSEQIPNAVLLGVYEEGGRVARAGGLLVQAMPGVSDETLARLEANVRSIGQFTDSLRRGSLLETMQAAAEGLDLTLSAEAQPARFQCRCSREKALGSLKFFAPGERLEMIEEGGQEIVCHWCGEHYQMTPAEIATLDAPAERAQA from the coding sequence ATGACTTCGAACGCCCACCCAAACTCTTTCCTGCTGCGCGGCACGGCGGCGGGCGGGACCTTGCGCCTTGTTGGCATCGACGCGACCGCCCTCGTCGAGGAGGCCCGGCTGCGCCATCACCTCAGCAAGACGGCGACCGCCGCGCTGGGGCGCACGCTCGCCGCCTCGGCTCTGCTTGCCGTGGTACTGGGCAAGAAGCCCGACAGCCGCGTAACCGTCCGCATCCAAGGCGGCGGCAGCGTGGGCTGGATCGTCGCCGAGGGGAGTGCGGACGGGTTGGTGCGCGGCTACGTGCGCGAGCCCGGGGCCGACCTCCCCATCCGCGTCTCAGACGGCAAGCTCGACGTGAGCGGCATCGTCGGCACCGAGGGTGAACTGGCGGTCACCCGCCTCCTCGACAACGGCGAGCCCTACACCGGCAGCGTGGAACTCGTGAGCGGCGAGATCGCCGAGGACGTGAGCACCTACCTGGGCGTGTCGGAGCAGATTCCCAACGCCGTCCTGCTCGGGGTGTACGAGGAGGGGGGCCGGGTGGCCCGCGCGGGTGGCCTGCTCGTGCAGGCGATGCCCGGGGTCAGCGACGAGACGCTGGCCCGGCTGGAGGCGAACGTCCGCTCCATCGGCCAGTTCACCGACAGCCTGCGCCGGGGCAGCCTGCTGGAGACCATGCAGGCCGCCGCCGAGGGCCTGGACCTGACGCTGTCCGCCGAGGCGCAGCCCGCCCGCTTCCAGTGCCGCTGCTCGCGCGAAAAGGCCCTCGGCAGCCTGAAGTTCTTCGCCCCCGGCGAGCGGCTGGAGATGATCGAGGAGGGCGGTCAGGAGATCGTCTGCCACTGGTGCGGCGAGCACTACCAGATGACCCCCGCCGAGATCGCCACCCTCGACGCACCTGCGGAGCGGGCGCAGGCGTAA
- a CDS encoding nucleotidyltransferase domain-containing protein, with protein MSTLDAARRDLTRVLGSYLEGGRPDGVFHLAPGGPGSTPALADLDVPELHLDLLPEPPTEVQRAALATLGYVPGEREDVWTHPGGWRLVLCDHGTGWRAGQTALRALLLGGGKAAARYRTVFLARGREEADAALLAEALAHHARTVGFAPAKHISRALSTLPDLPWMVAGGLALDLHLGGLTRPHDDVDVVIPRPAQVNVRDALLAGGWRLDACGPGGYRPWTAPLDPPHHQVHARHPELPDVLMLDLLLTGLGDGLWHYRRDPRVTLPLAEARQFGPENLPYLAPQAVLLFKGGHAGRDPRGKDARDFDRVLPTLTRAARDWLAGALNVTAPGHPWLGRL; from the coding sequence ATGTCCACGCTCGACGCCGCCCGACGAGACCTCACGCGGGTCCTCGGTTCGTACCTGGAGGGCGGGCGCCCCGACGGCGTCTTCCACCTCGCGCCGGGCGGGCCGGGCAGCACCCCCGCACTCGCCGACCTCGACGTGCCCGAACTGCACCTGGACCTGCTGCCGGAACCTCCTACCGAGGTGCAAAGGGCCGCGCTCGCCACGCTCGGGTACGTGCCGGGCGAGCGGGAGGACGTGTGGACCCACCCGGGCGGCTGGCGCCTCGTGCTGTGCGACCACGGGACGGGCTGGCGGGCCGGGCAGACGGCGCTGCGGGCCCTGCTGCTGGGAGGCGGGAAGGCCGCCGCCCGCTACCGGACGGTGTTTCTCGCCCGGGGAAGGGAGGAGGCGGACGCGGCCCTGCTCGCCGAGGCGCTCGCCCACCACGCCCGCACGGTGGGCTTCGCCCCCGCCAAGCACATTTCACGGGCCCTGAGCACCCTCCCCGACCTGCCCTGGATGGTGGCGGGTGGCCTGGCCCTCGACCTGCACCTCGGCGGACTCACCCGCCCGCACGACGACGTGGACGTGGTGATTCCCCGCCCCGCCCAGGTGAATGTGCGCGACGCGCTCCTGGCCGGGGGCTGGCGCCTCGACGCCTGCGGGCCGGGCGGTTATCGGCCCTGGACGGCGCCACTCGACCCGCCCCACCATCAGGTCCACGCCCGTCACCCGGAGTTGCCGGACGTGCTCATGCTCGACCTGCTGCTCACCGGCCTGGGGGACGGCCTCTGGCACTACCGCCGCGACCCGCGCGTGACCCTGCCGCTCGCCGAGGCTCGGCAGTTCGGGCCAGAGAACCTGCCCTACCTCGCGCCCCAGGCCGTCCTCCTCTTCAAGGGCGGCCACGCCGGGCGCGACCCGAGGGGCAAGGACGCCCGCGACTTCGACCGTGTCCTGCCCACCCTGACGCGAGCCGCCCGGGACTGGCTCGCCGGGGCGCTGAACGTCACGGCGCCGGGTCACCCGTGGCTGGGGCGGCTTTGA
- the trhA gene encoding PAQR family membrane homeostasis protein TrhA, with the protein MKRLLTAPREPVNALTHWGGALAALIVLGPLLWWASARGLSVWPFLVFGLSMVGLYAASASYHSFRGGERGLLWLRKLDHAGIFLLIAGSYTPVAYYGLEGVWRVGVLGVIWGIALTGIVLKLVTMRLPRWVSTLLYLGMGWIALGLLPQLARNLPPAALVWLAVGGVLYSIGAVIYGTRRWNPRPGFGFHEIWHLFVLGGTGAHVAMMFHLR; encoded by the coding sequence GTGAAGCGACTCCTCACCGCCCCCCGCGAGCCCGTCAACGCCCTCACCCACTGGGGCGGGGCGCTGGCGGCCTTAATCGTGCTGGGGCCGCTGCTGTGGTGGGCCTCGGCGCGGGGGCTGAGCGTGTGGCCCTTCCTCGTCTTCGGACTGAGCATGGTGGGGCTGTACGCCGCCTCGGCGAGCTACCACTCCTTCCGGGGAGGCGAGCGGGGCCTCCTGTGGCTGCGCAAGCTCGACCACGCGGGCATCTTCCTCCTCATCGCGGGAAGTTACACGCCGGTCGCGTACTACGGGCTGGAAGGAGTGTGGCGCGTCGGTGTGCTCGGTGTGATCTGGGGGATCGCCCTGACGGGTATCGTCCTCAAGCTCGTCACCATGCGGCTGCCGCGCTGGGTGAGCACGCTGCTGTACCTGGGGATGGGGTGGATCGCCCTCGGGCTGCTGCCGCAACTCGCGCGCAACCTGCCGCCCGCCGCGCTCGTCTGGCTGGCGGTGGGGGGCGTGCTGTACTCCATCGGCGCCGTCATCTACGGGACGAGGCGCTGGAATCCGCGCCCCGGCTTCGGATTCCACGAAATCTGGCACCTGTTCGTGCTGGGCGGCACGGGTGCCCACGTGGCGATGATGTTCCACCTGCGGTGA
- a CDS encoding dienelactone hydrolase family protein, with amino-acid sequence MAEILFFHHAQGQTPGFLALAEEWRRAGHVVHTPDLYHGQSFDTLEAGLAYAREIGFDHILEAGVRAADDLPSELTYAGLSLGVMPAQKLAQTRPGARGALLVHACLPVSEFGDQWPADVPVQIHAMEADPSFEEDAEAARSLVESVRGAELFLYPGNQHLFTDRSLPAYDAGATALLLQRVEAFLAGH; translated from the coding sequence ATGGCCGAAATCTTGTTCTTCCACCACGCGCAGGGTCAGACGCCGGGCTTCCTCGCCCTCGCCGAGGAGTGGCGGCGGGCCGGGCACGTGGTGCACACGCCCGACCTCTACCACGGCCAGAGCTTCGACACCCTGGAAGCGGGCCTCGCCTATGCCCGGGAAATCGGGTTCGACCATATTCTTGAAGCGGGCGTGCGTGCGGCGGACGACTTGCCCTCCGAGCTGACCTACGCCGGGCTGTCGCTGGGGGTGATGCCCGCGCAGAAGCTGGCCCAGACCCGCCCCGGGGCGCGGGGGGCCCTGCTGGTTCACGCCTGTCTGCCGGTCTCAGAATTCGGCGACCAGTGGCCTGCGGACGTTCCCGTCCAGATTCACGCGATGGAAGCCGACCCCTCCTTCGAAGAGGACGCGGAGGCAGCCCGGTCGCTCGTCGAGTCGGTGCGTGGGGCGGAGTTGTTCCTGTATCCGGGGAATCAACACCTGTTCACGGACCGCAGTCTGCCCGCGTATGACGCCGGAGCCACCGCACTCCTCCTGCAACGTGTGGAGGCCTTTCTCGCAGGGCACTGA
- a CDS encoding tRNA nucleotidyltransferase/poly(A) polymerase family protein produces MKREGLAATGAGDGDLAARAWERVQAEDRAWLTDLARRAGGGARVALVGGAVRDALLGETPLDLDVVVEGADAGSLAAATGLPHLVHPAFGNATVTLPGGRRADLVRARWERYPVPGENPVPEPGTLADDLRRRDFGLNALALVVGPDGRVTLLDEMGGLEDLRERVLRPLHPRSLHEDASRLVRGARLAGRLGLVAHPQLLRQVPDALGMAGRTPRLHAELRLLLGEPRPGLAARALEGWGAGALLPPGALERLEALDARQDAGQLVSPQVYGAALLSADPDPAALAARLGLGEKPGALLARALGDAPAAPRTPEGVLRALLRPEAYPVLTGRDVVTLGVSPGPAVGAALAHLAVLRQAGKVHSRDEERAALAAYLGTPP; encoded by the coding sequence ATGAAACGAGAGGGCCTCGCGGCGACGGGGGCAGGAGACGGCGACCTGGCGGCCCGGGCGTGGGAGCGGGTGCAGGCGGAGGACCGCGCGTGGCTCACGGACCTCGCGCGGCGGGCGGGCGGGGGGGCCCGGGTCGCCCTCGTCGGCGGGGCGGTGCGGGATGCCCTGCTGGGGGAAACGCCCCTCGACCTCGACGTGGTGGTCGAGGGGGCGGACGCCGGAAGCCTCGCCGCCGCGACGGGTCTCCCCCACCTCGTCCACCCGGCCTTCGGCAACGCGACCGTGACGCTGCCGGGCGGGCGGCGCGCCGACCTCGTGCGGGCGCGGTGGGAGAGGTACCCGGTGCCGGGGGAGAACCCGGTGCCCGAGCCCGGCACGTTGGCGGACGACCTGCGGCGGCGCGACTTCGGGCTGAACGCGCTCGCGCTGGTGGTCGGGCCCGACGGGAGGGTCACCCTGCTCGACGAGATGGGCGGCCTGGAGGACCTGCGGGAGCGGGTTCTACGGCCCCTCCACCCCCGCTCCCTCCACGAGGACGCCAGCCGTCTCGTGCGGGGGGCGCGGCTTGCCGGGCGGCTGGGGCTGGTGGCACACCCACAACTCTTGCGACAGGTGCCGGACGCGCTGGGCATGGCCGGGCGGACGCCCCGCCTGCACGCCGAACTGCGCCTGCTGCTGGGCGAACCCAGGCCGGGCCTCGCCGCCCGCGCCCTGGAGGGGTGGGGGGCCGGGGCGTTGCTGCCCCCGGGAGCCCTCGAACGGCTGGAGGCCCTGGACGCCCGGCAGGACGCGGGCCAGCTCGTCTCCCCCCAGGTATACGGGGCCGCCCTCCTCTCGGCCGACCCCGACCCCGCCGCACTCGCCGCCCGTCTGGGCCTGGGGGAAAAGCCGGGCGCCCTCCTCGCCCGCGCCCTGGGGGATGCCCCGGCCGCGCCCCGGACACCCGAGGGCGTGCTGCGCGCTCTGCTCCGCCCGGAGGCGTACCCGGTCCTGACCGGGCGGGACGTGGTGACGCTCGGCGTCTCGCCGGGCCCAGCGGTGGGAGCGGCCCTCGCCCACCTCGCCGTCCTGCGCCAGGCGGGGAAGGTCCACTCGCGGGACGAGGAGCGGGCGGCCCTTGCCGCCTACCTGGGCACTCCACCCTGA